In Brachybacterium saurashtrense, the genomic stretch GGTCGGCACTGGTGCGGGTCAGCAGCACGAGATCGGCGCCGGCGGCGTCCGCGGTGCGCACCAGGGTGCCCACGTTGCCCGGGTCCCGCACCTCGTGCAGCACCACCACGGTGACCGGCCCGTCGGCGGGGAGGGCGCGCAGCGCAGTCGGCACCTGTGCGGGCTCCTCCGCGGGCAGGCGGCCGACGGCGACGGCGCCCTGCGGGGTGACCGGCGCGCCGCCGGCCGGCGGGGCGGTGCCGGCGTCGGCGTCCGCGCTCCGCGGTGCGGCGGGCCCGCTCTCCCGGACCAGGGCGCGCAAGATCTTCTCGTCGACCTCGCGCACCGGGAGGCGGTGCCGGGCGGCCAGTGAGGCCAGCTCCGGATGGGCCTCGCGGGCGCGTTCGGTGAGGAAGAGCTCGAGCGCCAGGTCGGGACGGTGCGTGAGCAGGGAACGCACCGCCTGCGGGCCCTCGATGCGGAACCGCCCCTGCTTGCGACGCGCGGAGCGCCCGGTCAGCGCCGCCACCTTCCGCACCCGCTCGGAGCGGGGGGAGGTGAGCGGGGACTGATCCGGGCGCTCGGACGCGTCTGTCATCGCTGCGATGTCAGCGATGTCAGGCCGCGGGGGCGTTGACGTCCTTGGGGAGGGCGTTCTTGGCGACCTCGACCAGGGCGGCGAATGCCGGCGCGTCGTTGACGGCGAGCTCGGCGAGCATGCGACGGTCCACCTCGACACCCGCCAGGCCCAGGCCCTGGATGAAGCGGTTGTAGGTCAGGCCGTTGGCGCGGGACGCAGCGTTGATGCGCTGGATCCAGAGCTGGCGGAAGTCGCCCTTGCGCTTCTTCCGGTCGCGGAAGTTGTAGGTCTGCGAGTGCAGCACCTGCTCCTTCGCCTTGCGGTACAGGCGGGAGCGCTGGCCGCGGTAGCCGCTGGCCTGCTCGAGGATTTCCCGACGCTTCTTCTGGGCGTTGACCGCCCGCTTCACGCGTGCCACGTGATTCTCCTTCGATCGTGAGTTCAGGGGCGCGGGAGCTGGGCTCCCGCGTGGGCGATCAGCGGCCCAGCAGCTTCTTCATGCGCTTGGCATCGGCCTTCGACACGTCGGTGTCGGAGCCCAGACGGCGCTTGCGGGTGGAGGACTTGTGCTCCAGCAGGTGGCGGGCGTTCGCCTTCTCGCGCATGAGCTTGCCCGAGCCGGTGACGCGGACGCGCTTCTTGGTACCCGAGTGGGTCTTGTTCTTCGGCATCTGCCTGTTCTCCTTCTGACGTTTCTCAGGACTCGGCGCCGGTCTCGGCCTCGCCGCCGGCGGACTGCTCGTCCTTGCCCCGGGCCGCAGCCTTCTCAGCATCGGTCTTGCGCTTGCGGGCCTCGGCCATGGCCTGGGCCTTCTTCTTGTGAGGCCCGAAGACCATCACCATGTTGCGGCCGTCCTGCCGCGGGTGGGACTCGACGAAGCCATAGTCCGCGACATCCTCGGCCATCCGCTGCAGCAGCTTGACACCGCGCTCCGGGCGGGACTGCTCACGCCCGCGGAAGCGGATGATGACCTTGACCTTGTCGCCGCCGTCGAGGAACTTCTCGACGTTGCGACGCTTGGTCTCGTAGTCGTGGGTGTCGATCTTCAGGCCCATCCGGATTTCCTTCTGGACCGTGTTCGCCTGGTTCTTGCGCGACTCACGGGCCTTCAGGTTGGCTTCGTACTTGTACTTGCCGTAGTCCATGAGACGAGCGACCGGCGGGTTCGCACCGGGGGCGACCTCGACCAGGTCGAGATCTGCTTCCTGGGCGAGACGCAGGGCGTCCTCGACCCGGACCTCGCCGACCTGCTCGCCGGCGGGCCCGACCAGGAGGACCTTCGGGACCCTGATCTGACCGTTGATGCGCTGTTCGCTGATGTTGGCTCCTCACCTTGGTTCGAGTCGGAAGACGACGAAGGCCCCCGCATGTCATGCGGAGGCCCCAAGGTGCATGCGCCGAAGCACCGAGCGGGCACGGCGGCCCGCTCGCCGTGCTCGCGCACGGCTGCGATACTGACCCGGCGGCCGGGGGCCGCAAGGTGGGAAGGGACTCCACTTGAGGAACGGATGACGAGGGTTCGACCTGTTCCAGTCGTCTATCCTAGCACCGGAGCGCCCGCCGTCCAGGTGATGTGCGTCGCGCTCGAGAGCGAGCAGCAGCGAGGAGTTCGGGTGGCAGGCGACCGTCACACGCCCGCGGGGGACGGCCCCGACGGGACGCGCGCAGCGGGCGACCCCGCACCACCGACCCCGGCCCCCGACATCACCGGCGCGGCCCACGCCTACGCCTACGGCACCCCCGACGGCGAGACCGATCGCGCCGCCTCGACCCCGGCCCCGTCGTCCGGCCCCTCCCCGGCGGAGACCGTGCCGGACGCTGCGGACGCGGCCGACGCGCCGCAGCCGTCGTCGGGCCTCACCGCGCCGCGGGCGATGCTGCGCCCGGTCCCCGAGGGGTTCCCCACGCCTCCGCCCCGGCCGGCCCGCCCGAACCGTCGGCCGGCACCTCCCGCCGCGGAGCCCCCCGCGCGGCGCCGCGGCCCGCTCGTCGTCGCGCTCACCGCGGCGGGGGCGCTGGCGCTGGCCGCGGTGATCGGCGGCGGGGTCCTCACCCTCCGCGCCCTCGACGACGCGGCGGAGCCCGCCGCGCCCGTCGCCACCGGCTCCCAGGACGGCACGGCCACGGGCCCCGGCGCCGTGGAGATCGGCGAGGTGACGGTCACCGAGGTGAGCACCGTGGTGGGGGTGCGCTCCGTGGGCAGCGGCGGCCTCGCCCTCGAGCCGGAGGGCGAGTTCGTGATCGTCGCCTTCACGGTGGAGAACCGCAGCGCGGACACCCTCCAGATCCCCCAGGGCATGGCCCTGGTGACCGCCGACGGCACCCACGGGGCGGACAGCGCCGCCACCAACGCCTACAGCGCCCAGAGCGTCCCGCGGGATCTGCTGGCCTCGGGCGAGTCCGGCAGCTTCCACGCCGTCTTCGACGTGCCCCTCGGCGCCGAGGTGACCGGGCTCGAGATCGATCTGGAGTCCC encodes the following:
- the rplT gene encoding 50S ribosomal protein L20 gives rise to the protein MARVKRAVNAQKKRREILEQASGYRGQRSRLYRKAKEQVLHSQTYNFRDRKKRKGDFRQLWIQRINAASRANGLTYNRFIQGLGLAGVEVDRRMLAELAVNDAPAFAALVEVAKNALPKDVNAPAA
- a CDS encoding TrmH family RNA methyltransferase; translation: MTDASERPDQSPLTSPRSERVRKVAALTGRSARRKQGRFRIEGPQAVRSLLTHRPDLALELFLTERAREAHPELASLAARHRLPVREVDEKILRALVRESGPAAPRSADADAGTAPPAGGAPVTPQGAVAVGRLPAEEPAQVPTALRALPADGPVTVVVLHEVRDPGNVGTLVRTADAAGADLVLLTRTSADPYSPKAVRASAGSLFHLPVLTGAAIEEVLPALHDAALTAAATSGYAEAELFTAELPARLAWILGNEAHGLDDATLAAAPLAVRIPLAGHAESLNVHTAATVCLYETLRRRRLEA
- the infC gene encoding translation initiation factor IF-3 — protein: MSEQRINGQIRVPKVLLVGPAGEQVGEVRVEDALRLAQEADLDLVEVAPGANPPVARLMDYGKYKYEANLKARESRKNQANTVQKEIRMGLKIDTHDYETKRRNVEKFLDGGDKVKVIIRFRGREQSRPERGVKLLQRMAEDVADYGFVESHPRQDGRNMVMVFGPHKKKAQAMAEARKRKTDAEKAAARGKDEQSAGGEAETGAES
- a CDS encoding DUF4352 domain-containing protein, which codes for MAGDRHTPAGDGPDGTRAAGDPAPPTPAPDITGAAHAYAYGTPDGETDRAASTPAPSSGPSPAETVPDAADAADAPQPSSGLTAPRAMLRPVPEGFPTPPPRPARPNRRPAPPAAEPPARRRGPLVVALTAAGALALAAVIGGGVLTLRALDDAAEPAAPVATGSQDGTATGPGAVEIGEVTVTEVSTVVGVRSVGSGGLALEPEGEFVIVAFTVENRSADTLQIPQGMALVTADGTHGADSAATNAYSAQSVPRDLLASGESGSFHAVFDVPLGAEVTGLEIDLESLGESGTLPLAP
- the rpmI gene encoding 50S ribosomal protein L35, which translates into the protein MPKNKTHSGTKKRVRVTGSGKLMREKANARHLLEHKSSTRKRRLGSDTDVSKADAKRMKKLLGR